The genomic DNA TGAAACAAATAGTGGCGATCCTATAGTCTGTTTGGGCCAGTCAGCGTTCATCACCATTATATTACAAATCATTTGACAGTATTGATTAATGTGCGAAAACTAAACCTTTTTAAATTTCtgatgttttgaaaatgttctgaaaaaataaaataaaatgatataacATTGGGCGCCATTTCTGTAGCGTAGGGGCTGAAAACAGATATTCTTAAGCCTTAAGTTGGGCGCCAGACAGGGGAAAAATTCTACCTGTCGTTCTCTTCtttaaatatgaaaagaaacaaatatgtaAATCGGAAAGTATCTGTATAATGAACAAAATCAGAATCCCGCTAGCCTATGGCCCTAGCTACAAAAGGTAGATACATCAAATAAAACACGGGTCACCATACCATCTGAAAAAGTGGAGTGTTAATCAATTAATGAtcaatcacaaacaaatcaatgatcAAACCACTTAAATCACTTCAGGaaataagaaatatatatatatatatatatatatatatatatatatatatatatatatatatatacatatatatatacacatagtTTAAAAACCAGAATAATAACTGCAACTAATGCTGCTTTTGGGCCGTGACTCCTCAACATATTCTTAAATATTGGTGCCTATTAGTTTATTCTGCTAATGTTATTCATGGATATATTTCTTTCCCTGTGTGTAAAACTTTGTATCCATTTGTTCCAGGGATGTAGGTGAATATTTGCATATACTGAGCTATGATTACAAGTCATAAACATCATTTCAACACCACATGAGACTCAGTTCAAGCCATTAAATTCAATATACTGTAGTAACTGTGGGGGTCGTGGATTGCCCCTCAGTGTGGGATCACTGCCCAGTGTGACACATTGAGCTGAGACTGATAATTGATCGCCTCTTTTTGGCCACTAAATTTGCCAAACTGCCATGTGCTAAACTGACACTTTGTGGCAGTTTGGCAATCTCAAATGTTTCAAGGTCACTTCCCCCAATTGACCCCACAGTGGAAGTTCCTACAGTGGAGGTCAAATGTGGGTAAACTGAGCTGCTAACAAGGAGACCAGCAAGCCAGAGTGACCCCATAATGACCCAAATGACACTGGACATTGCTGAAATAATGCTTACACTGATTATGTGCTTTATGCATGAGAAGgcataaaatgaaatgaaatgaaataaataaaatatgcaaGGTTTGAGAATTGTTGATAATTTATTGACACTTAAGCAAAATACAGTCAGGACATGAAGCAAGAGCTGCGGACAAACTTGTATCATGTGTATCATGCATGAATTGTGTGAGATTTTCTGAGTGGAAATTGAAATCACAGTTAAAGTGGAGCTTTCACCTTATAATAGCAAGCATTAGGTTGCAGTATTCACAATGATTTGCTGCAAAAGGAACGAAAGCATCAAAATTCAAATGCTggattctctctttctccccatCCTGGTGCATCGGACATGAGTGGATTCCCTGCAAAGATCAGAGATAAGGATTAAGGATATGCTGTGAGTACTATAACACACTGTTTGTGTGAAACTGTGCTGCAACATCACAGCAGTTCTCACCTCTTTTCTTAAATCTTGTTATAATCAGCAATAACAGTCCGATCAGGACAAGTGGAACGCCAACAGCGGCTGCTCCCACACCTGCATACATCAGCATGGCAGTCCCCACTGGCATACCTTCCACTGCAACAACATCCTCAATCAGCATCCTAACTTATTTTTATTAAGATTGTGAGCATGGTAAACATTACTATCAGCATGTCTGTCAGCTTTCCGACAAAATTCAAATTACCCTTGCAGCTAGGCAGGCTGCCATTCCAAAACCCAGTGGAAGAGCAGGAAAGCACCTCTGTGCCATTCAGGGAGTATCCATCTCTACAGGTGAAAAGACACTGGGAGCCAAAGCTGTCGTTACCCAGAGGATGGGAGCAGTTCATGGACAGGACTAAAGACAAGGCATGAATGGCCTTGCACTGTACGGCTGACATTTGGAAAGGACAGAAGATCGGCTGTGAGAATACCAGAAGAACAAGATAAAAAGTGTAAGGTAAAGCTGGCACTCTGAGCACTCACGCTGGCAGGCTGGTAGATCCTGACTCCAGTGGCCTGAGTTGTTGCATGTCATAGATGATGCTCCTCTCAGCCAGAAACCATCACTACATTCAAAGTCACAGTGGGAGCTATAGCTGAACGGGGAGTGTGGATGGCTGCAGTTCATCCTCCCGTGTTTTGGAGCATTGGCCAGTAGGGGGCATGGTTGTGCTGTGGAAGAGCAAAAATATGATcatcagcttaaaaaaaaagatcctcaTTTACTGAAACAAAGGAGGACAAAAGGTAATTTCTCAGGACATAGCCACTAATAGAGACATGACAGTCTTGAGtctattttgttttcttgcttttttgttgtattgtttattctttaaCTATTATAATGGTTTATTACAGTAccactgtcctttggctgctgtgatttcCCCATTTGAgggacaaaaaaaggaaattctgattctgacaaaTGTATAGTAATGTGCACCTGGCCAGGGGAAATATAAGAAAAGTGTAGCATATTATGATTTATTACCCAGACATCGGGGAATATCTGTGCTCCATGTGCCCAGAGAGGTGCACTCTATGTCAGCCGTCCCATTCAGGACAAAACCCTCCTGACAGGTTGATGTGCACCGAGAGCCAAAACTGAAGACTCCGTATGGAGCAGAGCAGACCAAGGAGCCATGAGAGGGAGAATTCAGAGGGGGACATCTTTTAGCTGCAGGGGAACAAGGAGGAAGACACACCATTATATTTAAATGCGacatatgctcattttcaggttcataatgttaatttgggttactactagaatacgTTTACATGCTTTAAGGCTCAAAAAACAGGTCAGTTTTGTCATACtttccagtgctgcagcactgtattacCTCTTTTTCTGAAAttctctgttttagctcctgtctctttaaggctcgccaaggctctgattggtcagatcacGCACGCCAGACCcaacaacatttacaacaacagagcagctgtgttaaatcaattcttacatgccaaactagctgctaggcattCAATTATGTAAATGTGGGCCAAAGTGACGTatggtgatgtcacaaagtcataGAATTAAAGGgtgggactactgatgaggcgtttcaggagcaatgttttctgtgggagagcagagcttctgttggtgcggactttgacatttttaactttaaagatcttttacatgcacaagaactgatataaaacactgaaggaaaggaaaaacaatgtgGTGACAATGTACAAGTCAAGCCACATAAACTATTAAACTAAGAGGTCCTCTCGTAACATAACACAGAGATGTATACGTTTTCTATTTTACCCAAGCATGGTGGCATGTCAGCACTCCACGTGCCCAGAGAGGTGCACTCTATGTCAGCCGTCCCATTCAGGACAAAACCGTCGTCACAAGTTGACCTGCACTGAGAACCAAAACTGAACTCTTGATGAAGATCGGAGCAGATTAAGGACCCATGAGAAGGAGGGTTCAGAGTTGGACATCTCTTAGCTGCAGGGGAACGAAGAGAGGGAACAACAGCATATAAACATCATGCGCAAAAATTATACCAGAAAGAAATTACAACACATTATGATAAAGACATCTTATTataatttttgatttttttttacccaaacaATGTGCTATATCTGCACTCCACATGCCCAGGGAGTTGCAATCAGTGCTGGCGGTGCCATTCAGCAGAACAAAGCCCTTGTCACAGGCTACTGCGCACTGAGAACCAAAACTGAACGGACCATTTGGGTCAGAACAGGATAGGGAGCCGTGAGGACGATTTATTGGAATGCATCTCTTAGCTTGAAGAAACCAGGGAAGAGACCAATTACAAACACATTCGACATGCAAAGTAGTAAAACTATAAGCTGAATGAGTGATGAGAACAGACTATGATTTTCTTATACTTCAGCACTTAATCATCTGTGGTCGTACCTTGGCAGCTGGGAAGAGCATGAGTCCAGCTGCCCTGTGAAGAACAATTCGTCATGTTTGTGCCAATCAGATCAAAACCCTCTTCACATTGTACGGTGCATATTGAGCCATAGCTGTGCGCTCCCAGAGGATCGTGGCATTGCAGTGAGGCATGAGGGGGAGCCTTTAGACTGTCGCACTGTACCactggagaaaaagaaacacacgcacagatttgtttattttcaggcagcttgttttgttttcaaggaTACCTAATAGAAAATCTGTGACCCACCTGTGCATGTAGGTGAAGGTTTGCTCCATTGTTTCGAGGCCAGacatgtgagtgtgttgtcCCCGGTCAGGTTGTATCCTTCCTGGCAGGTGAAGTTACAACTTGAGCCAAAGGAAAAAGTCCCCAGAGCGTCTACACATGTCATGTTGCCCGTGTCGGGAAATGTAATGGGGGAGCACTTTTTCACTGTGGTGGAACATACAGTAGATatccatcaaaaaaaaaaaaagaagcttttatCAACTGTGTATTATGACTCCACTTTCATAAACATAGCATGAGCATGAGATGGGGGTATGAATAAGCCTGCTGACATGATTTACAGTGAAGGGAAACAGCAGTTGCCTTCACATTAAATGACAATGTTATTTTGCTACAGAAAGCACAATTGAGTGTGAAGTGACCTAAATCTGATCTGTGATAATGTCTGGACAGGATGTGACCACACTGAAGCTAAATATTGGTAAAATGTGCCCGTAAGTGTAATAACAgggcttaaaggagaacttcgttcgatttaaacatgcagcttcattgctcaagctacccttgactcgCCAG from Sparus aurata chromosome 11, fSpaAur1.1, whole genome shotgun sequence includes the following:
- the selp gene encoding P-selectin; translation: MMLEESVDTRRRLRHRVLIAALIAFAQDLSGRGGVQAWTYNYSTSPIRRWLEASQWCQQHFTGMVAIQNQEESDFINNLLPFYPKYYWIGIRKVDGGWIWDGTHEKLPEDAQNWAPDEPDDIAGQDCVEIYIKREIDTAKWNNENCRKKKGTVCYSASCKQDSCSAHADCVETIGSHTCLCHPGFLGSRCEEAITCNPLLDPEQGSHYCFHPYGPNRFNSSCLYHCELGFQLVGVSRLLCQASGHWNHPVPLCQAEQCPVLNHTNIDAGSMNCSHPIAPYSYNSTCEVQCDEGYEPGGHKQIRCDHTGKWTASVPACKVKKCSPITFPDTGNMTCVDALGTFSFGSSCNFTCQEGYNLTGDNTLTCLASKQWSKPSPTCTVVQCDSLKAPPHASLQCHDPLGAHSYGSICTVQCEEGFDLIGTNMTNCSSQGSWTHALPSCQAKRCIPINRPHGSLSCSDPNGPFSFGSQCAVACDKGFVLLNGTASTDCNSLGMWSADIAHCLAKRCPTLNPPSHGSLICSDLHQEFSFGSQCRSTCDDGFVLNGTADIECTSLGTWSADMPPCLAKRCPPLNSPSHGSLVCSAPYGVFSFGSRCTSTCQEGFVLNGTADIECTSLGTWSTDIPRCLAQPCPLLANAPKHGRMNCSHPHSPFSYSSHCDFECSDGFWLRGASSMTCNNSGHWSQDLPACQPVQCKAIHALSLVLSMNCSHPLGNDSFGSQCLFTCRDGYSLNGTEVLSCSSTGFWNGSLPSCKVEGMPVGTAMLMYAGVGAAAVGVPLVLIGLLLLIITRFKKRGNPLMSDAPGWGERENPAFEF